One part of the Chroogloeocystis siderophila 5.2 s.c.1 genome encodes these proteins:
- a CDS encoding glycosyltransferase, with translation MILVTVGTEQFPFNRLMSWIQVMTKRGFISEEVVVQYGSSTTVPTGVKSYPLLAPEQFQALTKQARIIIGHCGEGTILLLSATAKPYILVPRSQKFKEHIDDHQIELAEALAQFNVPIAWSPGDLVRFLALPRIVPVTLISATTICARLHDRFK, from the coding sequence ATGATTCTTGTCACCGTTGGTACTGAACAATTTCCTTTTAACCGCTTAATGTCATGGATTCAAGTCATGACCAAGCGTGGGTTTATATCTGAAGAAGTTGTAGTTCAGTATGGTAGTTCTACTACTGTACCTACTGGAGTTAAGAGTTATCCTTTGCTAGCACCAGAACAGTTTCAGGCGCTTACGAAACAAGCCCGTATAATTATAGGACATTGCGGAGAAGGTACTATTCTTCTCTTATCTGCTACTGCTAAACCATATATTTTAGTGCCTCGAAGCCAAAAGTTTAAAGAACATATTGACGATCATCAAATTGAGCTAGCAGAAGCTCTTGCTCAATTCAATGTTCCTATTGCTTGGTCTCCAGGTGATTTAGTAAGATTTTTAGCTTTACCTCGAATAGTTCCTGTAACACTCATTTCAGCTACAACTATTTGTGCTCGTCTGCATGACCGTTTTAAATAA
- the pssD gene encoding PssD/Cps14F family polysaccharide biosynthesis glycosyltransferase produces the protein MKVILVCSTGGHFQAMQNLYPFWRNHQRIWVTFYSENTKATLDAETVYWAWSPTNRNLVNLVRNVFLAWQVLSQETPHLVISTGAGVAVPFLILAKLLGSQTVFIESITRVKQLSLSARLALPFLDTLYVHWPQLQARYPRAEIISS, from the coding sequence ATGAAAGTTATACTCGTTTGCTCTACTGGGGGACATTTTCAGGCAATGCAAAACTTATATCCTTTTTGGAGAAATCATCAGCGGATCTGGGTGACGTTTTATAGTGAGAATACCAAAGCAACTCTAGATGCAGAAACAGTGTATTGGGCGTGGAGTCCTACAAATCGCAATTTAGTCAATTTGGTACGCAATGTTTTTTTAGCCTGGCAAGTTCTTTCTCAGGAGACACCACATTTAGTTATTTCTACAGGTGCAGGAGTAGCAGTACCTTTTTTGATTTTAGCAAAGCTGTTAGGTAGTCAAACAGTTTTTATCGAGTCTATTACACGAGTAAAGCAATTGAGCTTATCTGCTAGATTAGCTTTACCATTTCTAGATACTTTATATGTACATTGGCCACAATTGCAAGCACGGTATCCAAGAGCAGAAATAATAAGTTCTTGA
- a CDS encoding glycosyltransferase family 61 protein, with the protein MLIFQPKDIKRKIVGDRFRALPGMVNYPLRQWMFSFATTNLGLQTISKEKIIEKSSKYNVIRFGVGETIVAREPVEGSDILPKLMTNHIGKFTLQKPFISEFTEATLVGSTAVGFNKSGHVISETVSPNRLSKTLPINTILSRKLIRHKIPQIDTASSLVNIYNRNYFHWIVDCLLRLEGIEYYHAQTGRKPLLIIDSNPPAWKIESLKLLGYKPEDYIYWNGFGINIKRLVVSSFRREKSLISPVACHWLRQRVLSNLPKSQDKKSYSSRIYISRPKSAGRQVINEEEVLTALTPLGFVSYTLENMSFTDQVALFSQAEIVVAAHGAGLTNIVFAQKLIVIELFGSMVAPFYFLLTQALGFQYGCLLSEPEINNQYSEKFKGLVVKIDKLQHLVVQMMKEHSSK; encoded by the coding sequence GTGTTAATATTTCAACCAAAAGATATCAAGCGAAAAATCGTAGGCGATCGCTTTCGAGCCTTGCCTGGAATGGTTAACTATCCCTTACGTCAATGGATGTTTTCTTTTGCTACAACAAACCTTGGTTTACAGACAATTTCAAAAGAAAAAATAATAGAAAAAAGTAGTAAATACAACGTTATTAGGTTTGGCGTAGGAGAAACAATCGTAGCTAGAGAACCAGTTGAAGGTTCAGATATTTTACCAAAGCTAATGACGAATCACATTGGTAAATTTACATTACAAAAGCCATTTATATCTGAATTTACAGAAGCCACGCTTGTTGGCTCTACAGCTGTGGGCTTTAACAAAAGTGGTCATGTTATTTCAGAAACAGTTTCTCCAAATCGCTTGAGTAAAACTTTACCCATCAATACTATACTTTCAAGAAAATTAATTCGTCACAAAATTCCTCAAATAGATACAGCTAGTTCTTTAGTCAATATTTACAACCGCAACTATTTTCATTGGATAGTAGATTGTTTACTTAGACTTGAAGGAATTGAATATTACCATGCACAAACAGGAAGAAAACCACTTTTAATTATTGATTCAAATCCTCCAGCTTGGAAGATAGAGTCCCTGAAACTTTTGGGATACAAGCCTGAAGATTATATCTACTGGAATGGATTTGGTATCAACATCAAAAGACTAGTAGTATCTTCTTTCCGTAGAGAGAAAAGCCTTATATCACCAGTAGCGTGTCACTGGCTACGTCAGCGCGTACTCAGCAATCTTCCTAAATCACAGGATAAAAAGTCTTACTCTTCAAGAATATATATATCACGCCCAAAAAGTGCAGGTCGTCAAGTTATTAACGAAGAGGAAGTTTTAACGGCTCTAACTCCGCTCGGCTTTGTGTCATACACTTTAGAGAATATGAGCTTTACTGACCAGGTAGCCCTCTTTTCACAGGCAGAAATAGTAGTCGCTGCTCATGGTGCTGGTCTGACAAATATAGTATTTGCGCAGAAATTAATCGTTATCGAACTTTTCGGTTCAATGGTTGCTCCTTTTTATTTCTTATTAACGCAAGCATTAGGTTTTCAGTATGGATGTTTGCTATCAGAACCAGAGATAAACAATCAGTATAGTGAAAAGTTTAAAGGATTAGTAGTCAAGATTGATAAATTACAGCATCTGGTAGTTCAAATGATGAAAGAACATTCTAGTAAATAA
- a CDS encoding glycosyltransferase encodes MKSLSSLVYLSKGNLPSKMAHTIQVAKMAQAFSQNIEDFELVTSGDILSAIQGMNSDFQTWYGLHHKFKLVRLPMHFKIKYPFPYNYENEIFYKLAILYACLKSPSVVYTRTPTIAALLLKIGVPVLWEWHEPIPEGTTSFYQALLNNKKLLGIVTTLPQLAENYIQHGFLRSKILVAPNAVDLKNFLPYQDKQLARKKLSICQKHKIVLYSGHLYEYKGIPTILETARLLPDYKFVLVGGWADDIQRVQADYKKIGLSNIILVGHVNQTKLASYLYAADVLILPTSKYWNLAGATCPLKLFDYMVSRRPIVASALPTIMTVARDKQNALLAEPDNPISFKEAILALFENPVLANAIAECAFQEVQNFTWDNRAKRVLQFGAERLQAADEDVVSYRMGLMKYIKQKVFSRVDNYLPSLQSSQAR; translated from the coding sequence ATGAAAAGTTTATCAAGTTTGGTTTATCTGTCAAAAGGCAATTTGCCATCAAAAATGGCTCATACAATACAAGTAGCTAAAATGGCACAAGCCTTTTCGCAAAATATTGAAGATTTTGAATTGGTGACTTCTGGAGATATTTTGTCAGCTATTCAAGGAATGAATTCAGATTTTCAAACATGGTATGGATTGCATCATAAATTTAAGCTTGTACGCTTACCAATGCACTTCAAAATTAAGTATCCATTTCCTTATAATTATGAAAATGAAATTTTCTACAAGCTAGCAATTTTATATGCTTGTTTGAAGTCTCCATCGGTTGTGTATACTCGTACTCCTACTATCGCTGCGCTTTTGTTAAAAATTGGCGTACCTGTTTTATGGGAATGGCACGAACCAATACCTGAAGGAACTACTTCTTTTTATCAAGCACTTTTAAATAACAAAAAATTGCTTGGTATTGTGACGACCTTGCCTCAGTTAGCTGAAAACTATATTCAGCATGGATTTCTAAGAAGTAAAATACTAGTTGCACCTAATGCAGTTGATCTGAAAAATTTTCTACCATATCAAGATAAACAACTAGCCCGAAAGAAACTATCTATCTGCCAAAAACATAAAATAGTTCTGTACTCAGGACATTTGTATGAATATAAAGGGATTCCAACAATTTTAGAAACTGCCCGTCTTCTACCAGATTATAAATTTGTACTTGTGGGCGGTTGGGCTGATGATATTCAAAGAGTACAAGCAGATTACAAAAAGATTGGTTTAAGCAATATAATACTCGTTGGTCACGTCAATCAGACGAAGTTAGCTTCCTATTTATATGCAGCAGATGTCCTAATTCTGCCTACAAGTAAGTACTGGAATTTAGCGGGAGCTACTTGTCCGCTTAAGCTCTTTGATTACATGGTTTCTCGAAGACCAATTGTAGCTTCAGCCTTACCAACAATCATGACAGTAGCAAGAGATAAACAGAATGCTCTTTTGGCAGAGCCAGATAATCCTATTTCCTTTAAAGAAGCTATATTGGCATTATTTGAAAATCCTGTGCTAGCTAATGCTATTGCTGAGTGTGCTTTTCAAGAGGTGCAAAACTTCACTTGGGATAATAGAGCAAAGCGAGTTCTGCAATTTGGAGCAGAAAGATTACAAGCAGCAGATGAAGATGTAGTTTCTTATAGAATGGGTTTAATGAAATATATTAAACAAAAAGTTTTTTCACGGGTAGATAATTATCTACCTTCACTACAATCATCGCAAGCAAGGTAA
- a CDS encoding glycosyltransferase — protein sequence MKIIYISEGNLPSQEANSIQVAKMAQAFAQKVEDFELITLGDLWSLVQNNKFDFQNWYGLTKEYKITQLPLLCRNSYPFPRKYRNKFRSQHFSRWAAFYAAMKSPDLIYTRSKQAAKNALSLGLNVLYEWHLPVKDDFFPKQTFTKRNFLGIVTISQQLASEYVTAGLPLEKVIVEHDGVDLTHFLPYQLKEEARQKLQLSLSIPIVVYAGHLYDFKGIPTIYQVARLMPNCLFLLLGGWQHDIEQARKVCQRGRLFNVKIIGHVPQTQLPTYLYASDVLILPNSGKHVWSMTTSPLKLFEYMATHRPIVASALPNITTVLQHKKNALLAEPDCPQSFKQAIEELLTNPQMSKSLAQQAFQDVQYYTWEQRAERILQFFTKKL from the coding sequence TTGAAAATAATCTACATTTCAGAAGGTAACTTACCCTCGCAAGAAGCAAACTCTATACAAGTTGCCAAAATGGCTCAAGCTTTTGCTCAAAAGGTTGAAGACTTTGAACTCATTACCTTAGGTGACTTATGGTCACTTGTGCAAAACAATAAGTTTGATTTTCAGAATTGGTACGGATTAACAAAAGAATATAAAATTACGCAACTACCTTTACTTTGTAGAAATAGTTATCCATTTCCCCGAAAATATCGCAACAAGTTTCGCAGTCAGCATTTCTCGCGTTGGGCAGCATTCTATGCTGCCATGAAATCTCCTGATTTAATTTATACTAGGTCAAAGCAAGCAGCAAAAAATGCACTAAGTTTAGGCTTGAATGTTTTATACGAATGGCATCTGCCTGTAAAAGATGACTTTTTCCCAAAACAAACCTTTACGAAACGCAATTTTCTAGGAATTGTGACTATCTCTCAACAATTAGCAAGCGAATATGTTACAGCAGGGCTTCCTCTGGAAAAAGTAATAGTTGAGCATGATGGTGTTGATTTAACACATTTTCTTCCTTATCAATTAAAAGAAGAAGCTCGGCAAAAATTACAACTTTCTTTAAGTATACCAATAGTAGTCTATGCAGGTCATTTGTATGACTTTAAAGGAATACCAACGATTTATCAGGTTGCGCGGTTGATGCCAAACTGTTTATTTCTATTATTAGGAGGCTGGCAACATGATATTGAACAAGCCCGAAAAGTATGTCAACGCGGTCGCCTTTTTAATGTAAAAATTATTGGACACGTACCTCAAACTCAACTCCCGACTTATCTATATGCCAGTGATGTTTTGATCTTGCCAAATAGTGGCAAGCATGTTTGGTCGATGACAACTTCACCACTCAAGTTGTTTGAATATATGGCAACACATAGACCTATCGTTGCTTCTGCCCTACCAAATATTACAACTGTTCTACAACATAAGAAAAATGCCCTCTTAGCTGAACCCGATTGTCCTCAATCATTTAAGCAAGCCATAGAAGAATTACTCACTAATCCTCAAATGAGCAAATCCCTTGCACAACAAGCCTTTCAAGATGTTCAATACTATACCTGGGAACAGCGTGCTGAACGTATTCTTCAGTTTTTCACAAAGAAACTATAA
- a CDS encoding NB-ARC domain-containing protein — protein MNYSESDLDLDKKEEFKAADNAVYAVKGSYLTDIQKIILKGAWLGYTYEEIADKEGYSDNYLKRDVGPRLWKILSDALGEKVSKKNFRTALQRKLEEAKSTLPPTKKITDTCRDWGEAADVAIFYGRTQEMVVLEQWIVSDRCRVVTILGMAGIGKTALSVKLAQQIQNNFEYVIWRSLDQAPPIKDILAELIYFLSQNTEIDLPENISLRSLRLLDYLRKHRCLLILDGLDAILRHRDQEQFHREYEGYSQLIRCIGETAHQSCLLLTSREKPRDFYLKEGEHRLKSLQLSGLNLEEGQQILKDSQLHGTREIYAKIMNIYGGNPLLLKMVAPIVQDVFDRDITEFLKSGKTVFSNIKNLFDQDFECLSQMEQGIMYWLAINREPVSLRELAEDILQEVHPLELAEALESLRQRALIEKTSGLFTQQPAIAEYVTDRFIKQICLELKTQELALFKSHALVKASAKEYIRNAQTRYILQPIVNQLFADMGSRKSIANHLNKIIKNLQRSPLQPGYASGNILNLLRHMQVDLKGYDFSHLKIWQARLDGDLHQVNLASSDLDKSVFLANFGSIVAIAYSSNGQFLSAVNTSGATYIWHVPQMKLRHLSKGYNSWLRIATLSPDGQTLVCASDCIVKLGDVNTGQCIKSLHGHRHPVGTVAVSSDSQMLASASCDGTIKLWSTDTGESITTWRGGTSHITSLAFSPNGEILVSGSNTGTIELWSISSQRRLATLHQHTSAILTVAFSPDSQTLASGSSDRTIKLWSVSTGECLKTLDEHTSEVQAVAFSPDGQTLASGSSDRTIKLWSLSTGELTTLKGHTGQIRAVTFNPDGQTLASSSNDQAIKIWELSTGECIKTLRAYANWAVSLAFSADGLIASGNNDASVRLWNPHDGEIRTVQGHTGRVQSVAFSPDCQTLASASNDQTLKLWSVSTGECLTTLYGHQNQVRSVAFHPDNSTIISGSDDCTVKLWDATTGECLSTMHHPSQVRTVALSSDGQVIISGSKDRTIRLWHVSTKQCYQTLCEHTSDIKVVVLSPDNQSLASGSDDGIVKVWDVHTGQCLQSFQVDTSTIWTIAFSPDGQILATNGDHHSVKLWDVKTGECLNALQGHKSWVRAIAFSSDGLIASSSQDETIKLWHVNTGECQKTLRTARPYEDMNITDIEGLTDAQKAALKALGAVERS, from the coding sequence ATGAACTATTCGGAATCTGACTTAGATTTAGATAAAAAAGAAGAATTTAAAGCCGCAGACAATGCTGTTTATGCTGTAAAAGGTAGTTACTTAACAGATATTCAAAAAATTATTCTTAAAGGTGCGTGGCTAGGTTATACCTATGAAGAAATTGCTGACAAAGAAGGATACAGCGATAACTACTTGAAACGCGATGTTGGACCTAGATTATGGAAAATTCTCTCTGATGCTTTAGGGGAAAAAGTTAGTAAAAAGAATTTTCGCACTGCTCTGCAACGAAAACTAGAAGAAGCAAAATCGACACTGCCTCCAACGAAAAAAATTACTGACACTTGCAGGGATTGGGGAGAAGCAGCTGATGTCGCAATCTTCTATGGTCGTACCCAAGAGATGGTTGTATTAGAGCAATGGATTGTCAGCGATCGCTGTCGTGTCGTCACTATTTTAGGCATGGCAGGTATTGGGAAAACAGCCTTATCAGTTAAATTAGCTCAACAGATTCAAAACAACTTTGAGTACGTTATCTGGCGCTCTTTAGACCAAGCTCCGCCAATTAAAGATATTTTGGCAGAACTCATCTACTTTCTTTCACAAAACACAGAGATTGATCTACCAGAAAATATTAGTTTGCGATCGCTACGCCTACTTGATTATCTACGCAAACATCGCTGTCTACTTATTCTAGATGGTTTAGATGCGATTCTACGTCATCGAGATCAGGAACAATTTCACCGAGAATACGAAGGCTACTCGCAGTTGATTCGGTGCATAGGCGAAACAGCGCATCAAAGTTGTTTATTGTTAACTAGCCGCGAGAAGCCAAGAGATTTTTATCTTAAAGAAGGCGAACATCGCTTAAAAAGCTTACAACTAAGTGGCTTAAATCTAGAAGAAGGACAGCAAATTTTAAAAGATAGCCAATTACATGGAACGAGGGAAATCTATGCAAAAATTATGAATATTTATGGTGGTAACCCTCTATTACTAAAGATGGTTGCTCCGATTGTTCAAGATGTTTTTGATCGCGATATTACAGAATTCTTAAAATCAGGGAAAACAGTCTTTAGCAATATTAAAAATCTATTCGATCAAGATTTTGAGTGTCTCTCACAGATGGAGCAAGGTATTATGTACTGGTTAGCAATTAACCGCGAACCAGTGTCATTGCGAGAATTAGCCGAAGATATTCTCCAAGAAGTACACCCGTTAGAATTAGCCGAGGCTTTAGAGTCGCTGCGGCAACGCGCGCTGATTGAAAAAACGTCAGGACTGTTTACGCAGCAACCGGCGATCGCTGAATACGTCACCGACCGTTTTATTAAGCAAATCTGTTTAGAATTGAAAACACAAGAATTAGCGCTTTTCAAAAGTCACGCTTTAGTCAAGGCTTCTGCTAAAGAGTATATTAGAAATGCACAAACACGCTACATCCTGCAACCGATAGTTAATCAGCTTTTTGCTGATATGGGAAGTCGCAAGAGTATTGCTAATCACCTCAACAAAATTATCAAGAACTTGCAACGATCCCCACTGCAACCTGGTTATGCCAGTGGTAATATTTTGAATCTCCTTCGCCATATGCAGGTCGATCTTAAAGGCTATGACTTTTCACACCTCAAAATCTGGCAAGCGCGTCTTGATGGCGATTTACATCAGGTGAACTTGGCATCATCAGATTTAGATAAATCAGTCTTTTTGGCGAATTTTGGTAGTATTGTAGCGATCGCATATAGTTCTAATGGACAATTCTTGAGTGCAGTCAATACAAGTGGGGCAACATATATCTGGCACGTTCCGCAAATGAAGCTACGGCACCTGAGTAAAGGATACAATTCTTGGTTGCGCATCGCAACTTTGAGTCCAGATGGACAAACGCTCGTTTGTGCTAGCGATTGCATAGTCAAGCTAGGTGATGTCAATACTGGTCAATGCATTAAATCTTTGCACGGACATCGTCATCCCGTTGGCACAGTTGCGGTGAGTTCGGATAGTCAAATGCTTGCAAGTGCAAGTTGTGATGGCACCATTAAATTATGGTCTACTGATACTGGCGAATCGATTACCACTTGGCGCGGAGGAACAAGCCATATAACCTCCTTGGCGTTTAGTCCTAACGGTGAAATTCTCGTTAGTGGTAGCAACACTGGCACAATCGAGTTATGGTCGATTAGCTCACAAAGACGTCTGGCAACATTACACCAGCATACCAGCGCGATTTTGACAGTGGCGTTTAGTCCGGATAGTCAAACTTTAGCGAGTGGTAGTAGCGATCGCACCATTAAACTTTGGTCGGTGAGTACGGGTGAATGTCTTAAGACATTAGACGAACATACTAGTGAAGTTCAAGCGGTGGCATTTAGCCCAGACGGTCAAACATTAGCAAGTGGTAGTAGCGATCGCACCATTAAACTTTGGTCACTCAGCACCGGCGAATTGACAACACTCAAAGGACACACAGGGCAAATCCGCGCAGTTACGTTCAATCCTGATGGTCAAACGCTGGCTAGTAGTAGTAATGACCAAGCGATCAAAATCTGGGAACTTAGTACTGGTGAATGCATTAAAACGCTACGCGCATATGCAAATTGGGCTGTATCGCTTGCTTTTAGTGCTGATGGGTTAATCGCGAGTGGTAACAACGATGCATCTGTAAGGTTGTGGAATCCTCACGATGGCGAAATCCGAACAGTGCAAGGTCATACTGGGCGAGTACAATCGGTTGCTTTTAGCCCAGACTGTCAAACATTAGCGAGTGCGAGTAACGACCAAACACTAAAACTTTGGTCAGTGAGTACAGGTGAATGTCTGACAACCTTATATGGACATCAAAACCAAGTGCGATCGGTAGCATTTCATCCCGATAATTCGACAATTATTAGTGGTAGTGATGATTGCACTGTAAAGTTGTGGGATGCTACAACCGGCGAATGCTTGAGTACAATGCACCATCCTAGCCAGGTACGTACCGTTGCGCTAAGTTCCGATGGTCAAGTGATCATCAGTGGTAGCAAAGATCGAACTATAAGACTTTGGCACGTTTCTACTAAACAGTGCTACCAAACCTTATGCGAACACACCAGTGATATCAAGGTTGTTGTCTTAAGTCCTGATAATCAAAGCTTAGCAAGCGGTAGTGATGATGGAATCGTCAAAGTTTGGGATGTTCATACAGGTCAATGTTTGCAGTCGTTCCAAGTAGATACTAGTACGATTTGGACAATTGCGTTTAGTCCCGATGGTCAGATACTAGCAACGAATGGTGATCATCATAGTGTGAAACTATGGGATGTCAAAACCGGTGAATGTCTAAACGCGTTACAAGGACATAAAAGTTGGGTGCGTGCGATCGCTTTTAGTTCTGATGGTTTAATCGCAAGTAGTAGCCAAGATGAAACAATCAAGCTTTGGCACGTCAACACCGGAGAATGCCAGAAAACGTTAAGAACTGCTAGACCTTACGAAGATATGAACATTACTGATATTGAAGGTTTAACCGATGCTCAAAAAGCAGCTTTAAAAGCGTTGGGAGCAGTCGAGCGATCGTAG
- a CDS encoding methyltransferase domain-containing protein, with the protein MTAHITQKKLEDTTSGLHSSNKYSYDSSLRLIDEVLVCPLDKGELILQPQGLICKVCNTKYYQAEVDSKPNNLDFRCLSHKSQVSIEFQIPQPFLSEQQIKNLGYATRVEYKCISREEIRDKYQTKLQKEILYYIAQIRSELGSNIKALDLGCGSGGNRSYLNSVGIENVISVDYSSPEADILVDAHRLPFKDSSFDFILTTATIEHFYNPFIAFAEISRVLKPGGALIASGSFWESWHDQSCFHFTPNGFFILCNSAGLTLEDLWSGWGFIPSISSHALNLRKFKKYTYKLQDLFDAFLRLRWGNNFAFKHRLKTSGSFGIYARKNDYSV; encoded by the coding sequence ATGACAGCACATATTACTCAAAAAAAATTAGAAGATACAACTAGCGGATTACACTCATCAAACAAATATTCTTACGATTCAAGTTTGAGGCTAATAGATGAAGTATTGGTTTGCCCACTTGACAAAGGTGAACTCATACTACAGCCTCAAGGATTAATTTGTAAAGTTTGCAACACAAAATATTATCAAGCTGAAGTTGATTCAAAGCCTAATAACCTAGATTTTCGTTGTCTTAGTCATAAATCTCAAGTTAGCATTGAGTTTCAGATACCACAACCTTTTTTGAGCGAACAACAAATTAAAAACCTTGGTTATGCAACAAGAGTAGAATACAAATGCATATCGCGTGAGGAGATTAGAGATAAATATCAAACAAAATTGCAGAAAGAGATATTATATTATATTGCTCAAATTAGAAGTGAATTGGGGTCAAATATAAAAGCTTTAGATCTTGGATGTGGCTCTGGTGGTAATAGAAGTTATCTTAACTCTGTAGGAATTGAAAATGTAATCTCAGTAGATTACTCATCGCCTGAAGCAGATATTTTAGTTGATGCACACCGTCTTCCTTTTAAAGATTCTAGTTTTGATTTCATTTTGACGACAGCTACTATAGAGCATTTTTATAATCCATTTATTGCTTTTGCTGAAATTAGCCGCGTTTTAAAGCCTGGTGGGGCTTTAATTGCTTCAGGTAGTTTTTGGGAGAGTTGGCACGATCAGTCTTGTTTTCACTTTACACCAAATGGGTTTTTCATACTCTGCAATTCAGCAGGACTTACATTAGAAGATTTATGGTCTGGCTGGGGATTTATCCCAAGTATATCTTCGCATGCTCTAAATTTAAGAAAATTTAAAAAATATACTTATAAGCTACAAGATTTATTTGATGCATTCTTACGCCTACGTTGGGGTAATAACTTTGCTTTTAAACACCGTTTAAAAACTAGTGGTTCATTTGGTATTTATGCAAGAAAGAATGATTACTCTGTATAA
- a CDS encoding sugar transferase: MVLETPLLSKDVHLSILNKVPLVQLPVNLNLACAVNLEKVFQHLLLHTPKHIILDCSQTTFIDSSGIGLLIQILQKAQYQNTNIIIWSIDSHIKTALIAAGIQPIFFDTESNAISLIERKKIKNPLVKVHLSVNSRLKRAIDIIGAIVGLGVVLALFIPIAIAIKLDSPGPIFFSQTRCGLLGRRFRIWKFRSMVVNAEDLKKQVENQVKGPFFKSKSDPRITRVGNFLRRTSLDEIPQFWNVLKGDMSLVGTRPPTCDEVDQYTVQMWQRLNVKPGITGQWQTNGRSEICDFNDVLELDLDYQKKWSILYDIKLILKTLLVVFQEKSSAM; encoded by the coding sequence ATGGTTTTAGAAACACCTCTATTAAGTAAAGATGTGCATTTATCAATTTTGAATAAGGTTCCTTTAGTTCAGCTACCTGTCAACTTAAATTTAGCTTGTGCTGTCAATTTAGAAAAAGTGTTTCAACACCTTTTGCTGCATACCCCAAAACATATTATCCTTGACTGTAGCCAAACCACCTTTATTGATAGTAGTGGTATAGGCTTACTAATTCAAATTCTCCAGAAAGCTCAATACCAAAATACTAATATAATAATTTGGAGTATTGACTCACACATTAAGACAGCGTTAATTGCTGCTGGAATTCAACCAATATTTTTTGATACTGAAAGTAATGCTATTTCCTTAATTGAGCGCAAAAAGATAAAAAATCCGCTAGTAAAGGTTCATCTGTCAGTTAATTCTAGGCTTAAAAGAGCAATAGATATCATAGGAGCAATAGTTGGCTTAGGGGTAGTATTAGCTCTATTCATACCTATCGCGATCGCGATCAAACTTGATAGCCCTGGTCCTATTTTTTTTAGTCAAACCCGCTGTGGTTTACTAGGAAGACGTTTTCGCATCTGGAAATTCCGGTCGATGGTTGTCAATGCTGAAGATTTGAAAAAGCAAGTTGAAAATCAAGTCAAAGGTCCTTTTTTTAAAAGCAAAAGTGATCCAAGGATTACGCGGGTTGGTAATTTTTTGAGGCGAACAAGCTTAGATGAAATTCCTCAGTTTTGGAATGTTCTTAAAGGAGATATGAGTTTGGTAGGCACTCGACCTCCTACCTGTGACGAAGTAGATCAATATACTGTGCAGATGTGGCAGCGTCTTAATGTTAAACCAGGTATCACTGGTCAATGGCAAACTAATGGTCGTTCAGAAATCTGTGATTTTAATGACGTATTAGAACTAGATTTAGATTATCAAAAAAAATGGAGTATTCTCTATGACATTAAGCTGATATTGAAAACATTATTAGTTGTTTTTCAAGAGAAAAGTAGTGCTATGTAG